Sequence from the Streptomyces peucetius genome:
TGGACGTACTGCGCCGCGCCGAGGCCGAGCGGCCCGATGTGCTGCTCGTCTCGGTGGGCGCCCTCGCCCCGATGTGCCTGGAGATCGCCGGCCTGCTCGACGCCCAGGGCATCTCCACCACCGTCGTGGACCCGCGCTGGGTCAAGCCGGTCGACGAGGCGCTGCCTCCGCTCGCCGAGCAGCACCGGGTGGTCGTCACCGTCGAGGACAACAGCAGGGTCGGCGGCGTGGGCTCGACGATCGCCCAGGCGCTGCGCGACGCGGGAGTGGACGTGCCGCTGCGGGACTTCGGCATCCCGCCGCGCTTCCTCGACCACGCCTCCCGCAAGGAGGTCATGGCGGAGATCGGCCTCACCGCGCCGGACATCGCCCGCCAGGTCACCGGGCTGGTCTCCAAGCTCGACGGCCGCATCGACAGCGAGGCGGTCGAACCCGCCCGCGACTGACCGTCCCCGCGCCCTGCGTGAAAGAGCCGGGCGTGTGAGCGACCACCGGCATCGGGCCGGAGGGAGACCCTGTAAGGGTGGTCCCTCCGGCCCATTCGGTTGAACTCCGCCCCCACGGCGCCGCACTGACCACACGTCGTCCCGATCATGGTCGGGACGACGAGCGTGGAGGTACAGCGGTGAGTACAGAGACAGACCCCGCGGACAGCAGAGGCGGCGTCCTCCGTACCAAGTCGATCGAACAGTCGATCAGGGACACGGAGGAACCGGAGCACGCGCTCAAGAAGTCACTCTCCGCGCTGGATCTCACCGTCTTCGGCGTCGGCGTCATCATCGGCACCGGCATCTTCGTCCTCACGGGCAAGGTCGCCAAGGAGACCGCCGGCCCCGCCACCGCGCTCGCGTTCGTCGCCGCCGGAGTGGTCTGCGCCCTCGCGGCCCTCTGCTACGCCGAGTTCGCCTCGACCGTCCCGGTCGCCGGTTCCGCGTACACCTTCTCGTACGCCTCGCTCGGTGAACTGCCGGCCTGGATCATCGGCTGGGACCTGGTGCTGGAATTCGCACTCGGCACCGCGGTCGTCGCGGTCGGCTGGTCCGGCTACGTGCGGTCCCTGATGGACAACGTGGACTGGCATCTGCCCGCGGCGCTGCAAGGGCCCGATGTCGCCGGCGGCAGCTTCGACCTCCTGGCGTTCCTGCTCATCCTGGTGCTGACCGCCATCCTCGTCGTGGGCATGAAGCTCTCCGCACGGATCACCGCGGTCGTCGTGGCCATCAAGGTCGGCGTCGTCCTCATCGTGATCGTGGCGGGCCTGTTCTTCGTCAAGGCCGCCAACTACGACCCGTTCATCCCCGAGGCACGGGGCCAGATCGAGGGCTCCGGCTGGGACGCGCCCCTGGTCCAGCTGCTGTTCGGCTACGAGCCCACCAACTTCGGCGTCATGGGCATCTTCACGGCCGCGTCCGTCGTCTTCTTCGCCTTCATCGGCTTCGACGTGGTCGCCACCGCCGCAGAGGAGACCAGGGTGCCGCAGCGCGACATGCCGCGCGGCATCCTCGGGTCGCTGTTCATCTGCACCGTCCTCTACGTCGCCGTCTCCCTCGTGGTGACCGGCATGCAGCACTACACCGAGCTGTCGACCAGTGCCCCGCTCGCCGATGCGTTCAAGTCCGTCGGCCGCCCCTTCTTCGCGGGCGTCATCAGCTTCGGCGCCGCCGTCGGCCTGACCACGGTGTGCATGATCCTGCTCCTCGGCCAGACCCGGGTGTTCTTCGCCATGAGCCGCGACGGCCTGCTGCCGCGGTTCTTCTCCAAGACCCACCCGCGGTTCCGCACCCCGTACCGCCCCACCATCCTGCTCGGCGTCGTCATCGCCGTCGTCGCCGGCTTCACCAGCATCAACGAGCTGGCGACCCTGGTGAACATCGGCACGCTCTTCGCGTTCGTCGTCGTCGCGCTCGGCGTCATCATCCTGCGCCGCACCCGCCCCGACCTGCACCGCGCGTTCCGCACTCCGCTGGTGCCGCTGGTGCCGCTCCTGTCGGTCGCCGCCTCGGTGTGGCTGATGCTCAACCTCCCCGGCGAGACCTGGTTCCGCTTCGCCGTGTGGATGGCGATCGGTTTCGTCGTGTACGCCCTCTACGGGCGCTCCCACAGCCGCCTCGGCCGCCTGGGCCCCGACGCCACGTACTAGTCGGCCGCTCCGCGCACGGCACGCGGACCCACGCACCGCGCGCCGCACGCCTCGACCCGGCGCCGGAGCTCCCGGTCGGCGGTGACGACGACACACAAGCGCCCGGCCGCCGCCTCCACGGTCTCCACATCAGGTCGTGACCGCTCCCGGCCGCGGACTCCACCGCCACCTCCGGCACGGACTCCACCCCCGGGCCGCGCCCTCCACGACGAGCACCACCTCCAGTGGCCCGGGCCACCCCTCGATCCCCTCCCGCGCCACCGCCGTCAACCGGTCCCGCAACCGCTCGGCGGACCCGCGCCGGTCACGCCACCAGCCTCCCCCACAGCCTTCGGCGTGGGCACGGATCCGACGACGTTGGCGCCGTCGACGAGCAGCAGTACGGGGGAGGAGTCCATGGAGTCGGAGTGGCAGGTGGCGGGGCGGCAAACGGGAAGCCCCGGGCAACCGGTCGGAACCGGATGCCCGGGGCTTGGCCGAGACGCGTTCGGTCAGCCGCCCGTGGCGGGCGACTTCTTCGCGGAGGCGGGAATCTCCGTGTCCTCGCGGATCGCCTTCCACAGCTCGGTCGCCTGCGGCTCGGCGGCGACGACACGGTTCGGGTCGATCTTGTCGTAGGCGACCGGGAGCATGATCGTCTCCATCGAGGCCGGGTCGACACCGTCCATGCTGCGCGCGAACTCGGCGAGCTTGGTGAGAGAGTCGAGTCCGGAGTCGGTCGTCAGCGACTCGGTGAGGGAATCCGCGATCTTGAACGACTTGGCGGGACTGCCCAGCAGATCCTGCGACTTGACCTCGCTGAGCAGCGCCATCATGAACTGCTGCTGCAGGCCGATGCGTCCCAGGTCACTGCCGTCACCGATGCCGTGCCGGGTACGGACGAACGCGAGCGACTCGGTGCCGTTCAGCCTGTTCGGGCCCGCTTCGAGGTCGAGGCCCGACTCCTTGTCGTGGATGGGCTCCTCCACGTCGACGGTCACGCCGCCGATGGCGTCGACCAGCTCCTTGAACCCGGCGAAGTCGATCTCCAGATAGTGGTCCATGCGGACACCGGACATCTTCTCCACGGTCTTCACCACGCACGCAGGACCGGCCAGGGAGTAGACGGAGTTGAACATCACGCGCTCTTCGGACGGCAGGCTGGAGCCGTCGGACTTCACGCACTCGGGCCGGGTGACCAGCGTGTCGCGCGGGATGCTCACCGCGATGGCACTGGCACGACCCTCGGGTATGTGGATCATGAGCGCGGTGTCCGAGCGTGCGCCACTGACGTCGCCCCCGGCGAGCCCCCCATTGCTCCCGGCGCGCGAGTCCGACCCCAGCACGAGGAGGTTCTGACCGCTCGTCGGCAGCTTCTCGGGCCGGTCGTCGCCGATGGCCTTGTCGAGGTCGACGCCCTTGATGTTGCCGTCGAGGCTGCTGTAGAGCCAGTAGGCCGTGCCACCGGCGGCGAGCAGAAGGACCAGCACGACTCCGAGCGCGATCTTCAGGCCGCGACGGCGCTTGCGGGGAGCCGTTCTTTGTCGATTTCTCCCGTGTCCGTCACCCTGCGGGCTCGGCGTGATGCCGTCGTCGTGGCTCATCCGGTCTCGAGTCCTCAAGTTCATTGCCCTGCCGGGGCGGTGGATTGCGTGGGACTCGGGTGGGGGGTGTGACCGGTCCTTCATGCATGACTGACCGTGCACTATAGAACAGATAATCACGGGAACGCGCGTTCAGGTTCTGGTGTTGCTGCGAACTATCATCCGCCCATGACTTGGTTGATCACAGGTGGGGCCGGCTATATCGGGGCACACGTCCTTCGGGCGATGCGGGATGCCGGTGAGGCGGTTGCGGTGTTCGACGACCTGTCGAGCGGGGACCCTTCTCGCGTTCCTGCGGACGTCCCGTTCATCCAGGGTTCCACGCTGGACGGCGCTCACCTGCGACGCGCTATGGAGGAGCTCGCCGTACGCGGTGTGGTTCACCTTGCGGCGAAGAAGCAGGTGGCAGAGTCGGTAGAGCGACCGTTGTACTACTATCGCGAGAATGTCCAGGGGCTTCAGACGCTGCTGGAAGCGGCTGCGGGGTGCGGAGTGCGGGCCTTCCTGTTTTCCTCGTCGGCAGCCGTGTACGGCGTGCCCGACGTGAAGCGCGTGAGTGAAGACACCTCCTGCGCCCCCATCAACCCCTACGGCGAGACCAAGTTGATCGGCGAGTGGATGGTGCGTGCGGCAGGCCGGGCGCACGGCATCGCGACGGCCTCTATGCGCTACTTCAATGTCGCGGGTGCTGCCACGCCGCAGCTCTCCGACACCGGGGTGTCGAATCTTGTTCCCATGGTCTTCGAAAAGCTGACCGCCGGAGCCTCGCCTGTGATCTTCGGCGATGACTACGACACGGCGGACGGCACGTGTGAACGTGACTTCGTCCACGTTGCAGACATCGCCTCGGCGCATCTCGCTGCGGCCCGCGCCCTTCTCGTGCGTGAGCCGGGATCGGAGCTGACGGTCAACATCGGCCGCGGCGAAGGCGTCTCGGTACGCGAGATGATCGATTTGATCGGTGAGGTGACGGGCTTCAGGTCCGAGGCCGCTCCGCTTGTCGCCGGACGCAGGGCCGGTGATCCGGCCAGAGTCGTCGCGTCCGCCGACCTCATCCAGAAGGAGCTGGGCTGGACCGCAATGCACGATGCCCGCGAGATGGTGGCATCGGCTTGGGAGGGGTGGTGCCTCCGGCATCCAGGTGCGCGCTACTGACGTTTCACGAGCGGCCTCCAGTCCACGGCTGTGAAGGCGGTATGAAGCGTGTGGCAAACTTACGTTCAGTGGGGCCTGCTCGGTCATGGATCACGCATACCCTCCACAAGACATCCGGTTCGTCACTGAGGCTGGCCGGTGCTCCGGGCCAAGTGGCTCGCAGAGCTGTGGCCGGGTGGCCGGATCGGGACTGGTGAGAAGGGCTGGGGCGGGTCATGCGGGTGAGGCGCGCCACGACACGGACCGGCGGCCCGGTGGCTGGACGTACGGACATGACGATGTCCTTGAGGTCTTCGAGCCCACTGGCGGGTGAGGGACCTCGGCTCTTTCGGGGCAAGGACGACCGGCTCACCGCTTTCGCGCACGGTGATGGCGGGGTGCTGCGCTGGACACAATTGCGCCCGGGGGGAGCGGAGTGGGAAGGGCCGGAGTTCTTTCCGGCCCCGTCTCTGTCTCACCTGTCGGTGACGCGAGGGGCTGACGGATTCCTTCACCTCGTCGGGCGACGTGTCAGTCCCGACGGGTCCTCCGTCACCGTTGTGCAGGCCACCCAGTACCAGACCGGCCGTCCGCTGACCCAATGGCGGTCGCTCGGAAATCCGTACAAGGACCCGAGCAGGGCTCAGCGGGTGACTTCCCCCGGGGTCGCCGTGAGTGGGACCGGCAGTGTGCACGTCTTTCTGGCCAACGACGGCGGAGCCGTCACCATGCGCAAAGAGGATGCGAAGGGCCGTTGGCAGGCATGGAGCAGCCTCAATGGTCAGATG
This genomic interval carries:
- a CDS encoding amino acid permease; protein product: MSTETDPADSRGGVLRTKSIEQSIRDTEEPEHALKKSLSALDLTVFGVGVIIGTGIFVLTGKVAKETAGPATALAFVAAGVVCALAALCYAEFASTVPVAGSAYTFSYASLGELPAWIIGWDLVLEFALGTAVVAVGWSGYVRSLMDNVDWHLPAALQGPDVAGGSFDLLAFLLILVLTAILVVGMKLSARITAVVVAIKVGVVLIVIVAGLFFVKAANYDPFIPEARGQIEGSGWDAPLVQLLFGYEPTNFGVMGIFTAASVVFFAFIGFDVVATAAEETRVPQRDMPRGILGSLFICTVLYVAVSLVVTGMQHYTELSTSAPLADAFKSVGRPFFAGVISFGAAVGLTTVCMILLLGQTRVFFAMSRDGLLPRFFSKTHPRFRTPYRPTILLGVVIAVVAGFTSINELATLVNIGTLFAFVVVALGVIILRRTRPDLHRAFRTPLVPLVPLLSVAASVWLMLNLPGETWFRFAVWMAIGFVVYALYGRSHSRLGRLGPDATY
- a CDS encoding LCP family protein, whose product is MSHDDGITPSPQGDGHGRNRQRTAPRKRRRGLKIALGVVLVLLLAAGGTAYWLYSSLDGNIKGVDLDKAIGDDRPEKLPTSGQNLLVLGSDSRAGSNGGLAGGDVSGARSDTALMIHIPEGRASAIAVSIPRDTLVTRPECVKSDGSSLPSEERVMFNSVYSLAGPACVVKTVEKMSGVRMDHYLEIDFAGFKELVDAIGGVTVDVEEPIHDKESGLDLEAGPNRLNGTESLAFVRTRHGIGDGSDLGRIGLQQQFMMALLSEVKSQDLLGSPAKSFKIADSLTESLTTDSGLDSLTKLAEFARSMDGVDPASMETIMLPVAYDKIDPNRVVAAEPQATELWKAIREDTEIPASAKKSPATGG
- the galE gene encoding UDP-glucose 4-epimerase GalE; its protein translation is MTWLITGGAGYIGAHVLRAMRDAGEAVAVFDDLSSGDPSRVPADVPFIQGSTLDGAHLRRAMEELAVRGVVHLAAKKQVAESVERPLYYYRENVQGLQTLLEAAAGCGVRAFLFSSSAAVYGVPDVKRVSEDTSCAPINPYGETKLIGEWMVRAAGRAHGIATASMRYFNVAGAATPQLSDTGVSNLVPMVFEKLTAGASPVIFGDDYDTADGTCERDFVHVADIASAHLAAARALLVREPGSELTVNIGRGEGVSVREMIDLIGEVTGFRSEAAPLVAGRRAGDPARVVASADLIQKELGWTAMHDAREMVASAWEGWCLRHPGARY